The sequence GTAGATGACTTAAGTTCAACTCTTCATTCGGTGAAATTCCTGTTTTTTCTCTGTTATAAACTATTTGTCCGTTTAGGTTAAAGACTTTAACTCCCAAAATAGCCTGCCCCACAGCGGTTGTCTCTATTCTCAGCATACCAGTCGAGGAAGGGTTGGGACTCAAATGCCAAGAAAAATCATCGCTGGCTGCTGCTATTTGAGTTTTGATAATATCGGGAAATTTAAATGCCCGATAATCATAATTGGATTTAGTTGTATACTCTCCTATTTTGAGATTATTTAAAGTAAACTGGAAGCTAATTTTTCCACCAAAGTCTGCATTGAAGGTCTTCAAAACAGCATTAGAATTCGCATTGCGTATGGTAAAACTTCCAGAAGATTTTGATAGCTGTTGCGTGGACCACCAAAAATTGAGACCATCGCCACATTCTAGTCTATCATCATAGTCCACCAATTCCATTCGATAACAGCCATCAGGCAATGTTATGGTATCCGAATAGGTTTTATTATCTCCGTTATAAGTTTTAGACATGACTTCTTGGTTCAGTTCGTCATATACCTTCAGCGTATTGACTTTATTATCATTGGTGGTTTTAATTTCAAATTTCAATTTCTGTGCTGAAAAAACGGTGGGAATATCAAACTTTGAGGTAATAGTATCATTCCAAACAACCATATTGTCTGTCGTTTTTTGCAATGCTGCGAAAAATATTGGCGAAGAATAATTGACATTCGTCCATGGAAACGCTGGTAAATTCACAATTTCAGTTTGCTCAGGTCGCAAATTTCCTTTCCATACATATGTTGTCTTATTATTGCCATCTACCCAGTAATCAATATAGGCTTCCTTCGCTGTCTTAGTTCCTTCATTTCTAATTTTCACAATTGGTCCTTGGCATAATGGATTATGCAGAAAATACGTTTTATCCTTGCTCGGTGCTATGACATCTATGATAGAAAGGTCTGACGGACTTTTATTGGTAAAGGTGATAATATTCCCGGCTATGGCATAGCTAGCTTGGATGTTAGAGCTTGTCGTTTCCATATTTCGAAATGAAATTTTAATTTCATTGCTATCCGCAAATTTTAAATTTGGGGTCAGGTCTATTTCAAAATCAATAACCTTTTCTCCAGGGCACCAATTACATCGACTAAAAATCCATGTACCCCCTTGCGGCTGAACATGTGTTTTGTCGCAGTCATTACGCCAAAGTCGTTTTGAAAATACTTCTTGTCCATTAATTACCACATAATATTCGATAGGACTAAACTCTCCGTCCTGATTGTGTCCAGTCACAATAGTGCGAAATTTTGCTTGCTTTTCGTCACTAGATAGCTTAAATTTATATGGCTTGATTACTGTGTCTATTTGTACTTCATTTTTATAACTAACTCCTTTGTAATAAGCGTTGATAACCCGCTTGGGAGCATTCGGAATATTCCCTTCTATCAATATCAAATCAGCCGTAAGGTTGAAGCCCTTTTTGCCATCATAGCCACCAGACTCGATAACTAGAGCAAAACTATCTTTCATCAAAGGAAGGTAATCAGTGACATCGAAGATATAAGGATGTGTCCAGTTATTAGTAAATCCGTTAGAACCTGCACGCATATAGGTGCCATAAGGCGTAATGAGGCTTGCCACTTCTACATTACTGGTTTTTCGCGTAATCCATAGAGAGTCTAAAACCACCGTTACAGAATTCCATGTTACTGTGTCTTTTTTGCTAAATTTTAAGGTGTCATGTCCTTCCAGTGGCTTGCCGATATAGGCATGAAAGCCATAATCCCATACGCAGCATCCATAGCTGGCACAGCCTAACTCTAGAACTAGATAAGCTCGTTTAAAATTTTTATTTGGGTCTAGATAATCTAATTTCTTGTGGTGCCAGCTGCCTTTCCACTGCTGAAGGTCATATTTTTTGAAAAAATTGATTTTGGTAGTGTCTCCATCACCTGCCCATAAAGCAGTGCAGAGGAATACAGACACAATTCCAGAAAAAATTTTCTTTTCAAACATGTTATTAAATTTAAATAATCTCTAATCGCTTTCCTATCTCCTGATATTTATCCAATATCACATCAAGATGTTCTTTACGATGGCTAGCCATAAAGCTATTGCGCATCATAGACATGCCTGGAGGGGCGGCAGGTGGCACGAATACATTGACGAATACACCTGCATCATAGAGACCTTTCCATAATTCAAATCCCTTGACATCATTGCCAATGATGATAGAGACAATCGCAGTGCGCGATGGAAATACATTATAACCCATACCTATAAGACCTTGTCTTACATAATCGGCGTTGTCATTGAGTTGCTTCACGAGCTCAGGCTGCTCTATCAAAATATCCAGTGCTGCAAGCGCCGCTGCTACCGAAGCAGGTGTAGGCGAAGCACTAAATATCAACGCCGGAGAATGATGTTTTAAATAATTGATAACACGCTCCTCGCCAGCTACAAAGCCTCCGAGTGAAGCCAATGTTTTAGAAAATGTACATACAATCAAATCAACCTCATTGTCCAGTCCAAATTCGCTCGCTGTACCACGTCCACCCTTGCCTATTACACCAAAGGCATGCGCATCGTCCACTAAAAGTTGCGCACCATGGGCTTTGGCGAGTTCCACTATTTTAGGCAAGTCTGGAATATCGCCGAAGGTAGAAAATACACCATCCGTGACAATAAATTTAGCGACATCTTTATCCTTGATCTGATTGAGACGCTTTTCAAGGTCTACCATGTCGTTGTGGTGGTAACGGAGTATTTCAGTGCCAAAAGTTCCTTTGGCTAGCATATTAGAAGTCTGAATAGAGGCGTGATTATCCTTGTCACTGATAATATAATCGTGTCTTCCTACTAATGGCGCTATAACGCCCTGTCCAGCCTGATAGCCTGTACTAAATAAAAGAGCCGCTTCTTTTCCAACAAATTTTGCAAGCTTAGTCTCTAGCTCGTTATGTAAATCTATCGTTCCTGTCAAATATCGAGACCCCGAACAGCTTGTACCATATTTATTGATGGCGGCTATGGCAGCTTCTTTCACTTTCGGGTGCGAGGTTAATCCCAAATAATTATTAGACCCAGCCATGACGACCTGTTTGCCGTTCATATGAACCAAAGGGCCTTCGCTATCTTCTATTGGGTTAAAATAAGGATATATTCCTGCCTTCTTTACTTCATCTGCCCGTGTGAAATTATAACACTTCTCAAATAACTTCTTCGTATGCATTGCTTGATTCATTGGTTAAAATCGCCTGTAGTTTACAAATATAGTAAATAAACCTAAAGAGACTAAATTATTGTAGCTTAGAATTTTTGGGGTTCAAATGGAAATTATGACAGAAAATTCAGGTGTTTATTGGTTATCAATGCCTTAATGTCTTATCAACCATGACTTAGCGTCAGCAAAAATGACTTATTGGGATGTGGTATAACAGTTGAAAGTTAAAATATTGTATTCACTTGATACCGGTTAATGGTGATGCTAGAAATATTTCATTAACAATTAAAATTTAAAAATTATGACACTCTTAAAATGGCAAAACGACAACAAAATGACACCAAGTTTTAACTCCTTTTTCAAAGATTGGTTTGATGACAGTTATTTTGATAAAGTAGCAGTTGGTACATCTATACCAGCAGTGAACATCAAAGATAACGAGAAAGATTTTACTGTGAGTATAGCAGCTCCTGGTCTCAAAAAAGAAGATTTTAAAATAGCGCTTAATCATAATGTGCTGACTATATCTTCAGAGCAGAAATCCGAAAAAGAAGAAAAAGAAGAAGGTAAATTTACTCGTAGAGAGTATAGCTACAGTTCTTTTTCGCGTTCATTTACTATTCCCGATACGGTAGAGACCGATCAGATCGATGCCAAATACGAAAACGGCGAACTCAAAATATTGCTTCCGAAAAAGGAAAAAGCAGTAAAGGTAACCAAGGAAATAGCGATTAATTAGGCTGATTTCATTATACCACAAACCTTTCTAGTCATAAAAGGAGAGGTTTGTGGTTATTTTTTTATATACTCAGCTATACATCCCATTAGTCGTTCTATTTGGCTAAAATCGTTATAATAGTGCGTTGAAACTCTTATGGCGTCTAATTTTGCTTCATGAACATGCCTTAAAACAAATGCATCTTTAGTCGATGAAGCGAATTTGAGGAAATCTGGTCCGTTTTTATTCTTGAATTGAAAGGTAGTCTGCGCACCTCGTGAAACATCTTCTTTAGGTGATAATATTTCAATATGATTTTTAAACTTTTCTAACTCTTCTTGCGTAAAAAGTGATAGTTCTTTTACTCGCTTTTCGATTCGTTCTATACCTATAGCTTGGTACCAATCAATAGCAGTTTCTGCGGCAGCATATAGGGGAGCACAGAATGTTCCCGTACTAAATCTTTGAGCCGTTGGAACTAGATCTTCAGATGTCAAGTTATTGGCTGTCATATCGAAATTCGGGACGCTATAAGCCCCCACATTGTGAACCTTGGTCTGTTCTAATTTCTCTTTTCTGATATAAACAAATCCCAACCCTAATGGCGCTAAAAGCCATTTGTGAAGACAGCCTGCATAGTAATCACAGTCGATTTCTGATATATTGAATTTCAACATCCCTAAAGGGTGCGCACCATCTATAATGGAAGTGATATTTAGCCTTCTTGCCTCGGCACACATTTCCTTTACGGGCAAAATTTGACCTATGGTGCAGGGAATATGCGGAACCGCAATCACTTTTGTTTTAGGGGATATTGCTTTTTTAAAATTGATTAGTGTAGCTTCCGCCGTTTTGCCCAACTCAAAGGTCCTTATTTTTATCCCTTCTGTTTTCGCCCGATATAACCAAGCTGTGCAGCCTCCTACATGTTCATGTTTCGTCATCAATACTTCATCTCCTGCCTTTAGTTCTTGTCCCCAGCATGCTATGTTGATTCCTTCTGTGACATTCTTGGTTATCGCTAATGTGGTATAGTCTGCTCCTACTATTGGTGCTAATCGCTTTCTTAAACTTTCTACATCTGATGAATAATACCCCTCATTTGCCACATATTCGAATGCCTCTTCTAAAGCCTTTAATACGGGTATGGGGGTTATTCCCATAGTGCCATTATTCATATAGGTGCGCTTTTTAAGCACTGGAAATTGTTTCCTTATTTGTTCCCAGTCTTTGGTAGGAAAAGTATTCGCCCTAGTTTTTAGTTTTATTTCTGCCTCTAATAGGCCAGGCATAGCTGCTGCGCCTAGTCCTAGTGTTGTAATAAACTGTTTGCGATTCATAGGTTGGTTTTTTATACTTTTACAAAATTATAACTCTAGCGTGAATCTTCGAATATTTTATCATCCTGTATTTCAAATCCACTTAGCTGTTTTCTTGTGGGGGTTTACCGCTATCCTTGGAAAATTAATCTCTATGGATACGCTGAGACTAGTTTTTATTCGAATGTTTCTAGCGGCCTTCGGTTTTTTGATATTGCCCATGACAAGAGTTCATTTGAAAAAACTTACACGCTATCAGTTTATAAAACTCATTGGCATCGGAGCTATTATCTGTTTACATTGGTTATGTTTTTACCAATCTATTAAAGAATATAATTCTTCATCCATTGCCTTAGTTTGTCTAGGTATAAGTCCTATGTTTGTTATTTGGTTAGAATATGTTGCCAGAATTTCAAAAACCATTTCTCTCCAAAAAATATTGATAAGTGTCATCGCTATTGTTGGCATGTGTTTTATTGCTAATGGGAACAAGATTCAAGAATTCAGTCTAGACACTCCCAGTCGCTATGAATGGGCTATTTTTTATGGGGTTTTATCAAGTCTATTGGCCTCAGTCTTCACTATAATGAATGGCAAAATGTCGAATGATACCGAACCAGGAGTTTTGTCCTTTATAGAAATGCTCTCTGGAGGTTTATGTTTATTTCTATACATATTTTTCTTTTCCAGTTTTGGTTTTCTTCAAAAAATTCCTTCCTCAGATGTTTTTTATATACTAATTCTTAGTTTTATCTGCACTAATGTCCCT is a genomic window of Chitinophagales bacterium containing:
- a CDS encoding T9SS type A sorting domain-containing protein, yielding MFEKKIFSGIVSVFLCTALWAGDGDTTKINFFKKYDLQQWKGSWHHKKLDYLDPNKNFKRAYLVLELGCASYGCCVWDYGFHAYIGKPLEGHDTLKFSKKDTVTWNSVTVVLDSLWITRKTSNVEVASLITPYGTYMRAGSNGFTNNWTHPYIFDVTDYLPLMKDSFALVIESGGYDGKKGFNLTADLILIEGNIPNAPKRVINAYYKGVSYKNEVQIDTVIKPYKFKLSSDEKQAKFRTIVTGHNQDGEFSPIEYYVVINGQEVFSKRLWRNDCDKTHVQPQGGTWIFSRCNWCPGEKVIDFEIDLTPNLKFADSNEIKISFRNMETTSSNIQASYAIAGNIITFTNKSPSDLSIIDVIAPSKDKTYFLHNPLCQGPIVKIRNEGTKTAKEAYIDYWVDGNNKTTYVWKGNLRPEQTEIVNLPAFPWTNVNYSSPIFFAALQKTTDNMVVWNDTITSKFDIPTVFSAQKLKFEIKTTNDNKVNTLKVYDELNQEVMSKTYNGDNKTYSDTITLPDGCYRMELVDYDDRLECGDGLNFWWSTQQLSKSSGSFTIRNANSNAVLKTFNADFGGKISFQFTLNNLKIGEYTTKSNYDYRAFKFPDIIKTQIAAASDDFSWHLSPNPSSTGMLRIETTAVGQAILGVKVFNLNGQIVYNREKTGISPNEELNLSHLPKGTYIVRVNINGREDEKKWIYR
- a CDS encoding aminotransferase class I/II-fold pyridoxal phosphate-dependent enzyme translates to MHTKKLFEKCYNFTRADEVKKAGIYPYFNPIEDSEGPLVHMNGKQVVMAGSNNYLGLTSHPKVKEAAIAAINKYGTSCSGSRYLTGTIDLHNELETKLAKFVGKEAALLFSTGYQAGQGVIAPLVGRHDYIISDKDNHASIQTSNMLAKGTFGTEILRYHHNDMVDLEKRLNQIKDKDVAKFIVTDGVFSTFGDIPDLPKIVELAKAHGAQLLVDDAHAFGVIGKGGRGTASEFGLDNEVDLIVCTFSKTLASLGGFVAGEERVINYLKHHSPALIFSASPTPASVAAALAALDILIEQPELVKQLNDNADYVRQGLIGMGYNVFPSRTAIVSIIIGNDVKGFELWKGLYDAGVFVNVFVPPAAPPGMSMMRNSFMASHRKEHLDVILDKYQEIGKRLEII
- a CDS encoding Hsp20/alpha crystallin family protein yields the protein MTLLKWQNDNKMTPSFNSFFKDWFDDSYFDKVAVGTSIPAVNIKDNEKDFTVSIAAPGLKKEDFKIALNHNVLTISSEQKSEKEEKEEGKFTRREYSYSSFSRSFTIPDTVETDQIDAKYENGELKILLPKKEKAVKVTKEIAIN
- a CDS encoding aminotransferase class V-fold PLP-dependent enzyme, producing MNRKQFITTLGLGAAAMPGLLEAEIKLKTRANTFPTKDWEQIRKQFPVLKKRTYMNNGTMGITPIPVLKALEEAFEYVANEGYYSSDVESLRKRLAPIVGADYTTLAITKNVTEGINIACWGQELKAGDEVLMTKHEHVGGCTAWLYRAKTEGIKIRTFELGKTAEATLINFKKAISPKTKVIAVPHIPCTIGQILPVKEMCAEARRLNITSIIDGAHPLGMLKFNISEIDCDYYAGCLHKWLLAPLGLGFVYIRKEKLEQTKVHNVGAYSVPNFDMTANNLTSEDLVPTAQRFSTGTFCAPLYAAAETAIDWYQAIGIERIEKRVKELSLFTQEELEKFKNHIEILSPKEDVSRGAQTTFQFKNKNGPDFLKFASSTKDAFVLRHVHEAKLDAIRVSTHYYNDFSQIERLMGCIAEYIKK
- a CDS encoding DMT family transporter, with protein sequence MNLRIFYHPVFQIHLAVFLWGFTAILGKLISMDTLRLVFIRMFLAAFGFLILPMTRVHLKKLTRYQFIKLIGIGAIICLHWLCFYQSIKEYNSSSIALVCLGISPMFVIWLEYVARISKTISLQKILISVIAIVGMCFIANGNKIQEFSLDTPSRYEWAIFYGVLSSLLASVFTIMNGKMSNDTEPGVLSFIEMLSGGLCLFLYIFFFSSFGFLQKIPSSDVFYILILSFICTNVPFLLSIYALKKLEPFIITLTVNLEPIYGLIFAAILFQEHEGFNLQFYTGVILILFSVFLPLLIAKWKKVKK